A section of the Bacteroidia bacterium genome encodes:
- a CDS encoding sodium:solute symporter family protein: MVLETLDWLLIGLFVAITLFVGLKFAGRAGQSLGEFFLSGRKLTWYVAGFSMVATTFAADTPLYVTEEVGQNGISGNWLWWNMLIGGMLTTFFFARLWRRAGILTDLEFIELRYGGKPAAFLRGFKSVYLGLLMNAVIIAWVNVALASILHVFFNIPEEETIWYVGGAMVFVAAYSSLAGLWGIAINDFIQFAIAITGCIVLAILVVNSEQIGGIAGLQAKLPESTLNFLPTLGGGDGGMQNLSIGIAGFIAFVGVQWWASWYPGSEPGGGGYVAQRMMSAKDERSSQMATLFFQIAHYCIRSWPWILVGLCVIVLYPELEDENRRLGYVYAMRDFLPAGLKGLLLVTFLAAYMSTISTQLNWGTSYLINDLYKRFLKPSINFASEKQGDAHYVAASRIGTLLLMVFAFYITTQVTTIKSAWEFIIQGSAGMGLVLILRWYWWRINAWSEIVATVTPLLAYGLLKLWEYFVWQNWKLAHGKDEMATAAFESEYWYFTFPYSFFITVAVATVAWIIATYMTKPEKPELLRSFYDRVQPGGNWGPVATTEEAKTGGIGYQLLSWLSGIAMTYALLFLVGNVIFQRWEAALITAAIAIAGFIGLRIGLGKSRN, from the coding sequence ATGGTGCTCGAAACGCTGGACTGGCTGCTGATCGGACTTTTTGTAGCCATCACTCTTTTTGTCGGACTTAAATTCGCTGGACGGGCGGGCCAAAGCCTTGGGGAATTTTTCCTGAGCGGGCGCAAACTCACCTGGTATGTCGCAGGCTTCAGCATGGTAGCCACCACTTTCGCAGCCGATACTCCGCTCTACGTAACCGAGGAAGTAGGGCAAAACGGCATTTCAGGAAATTGGCTCTGGTGGAACATGCTCATTGGCGGAATGCTTACTACTTTTTTCTTTGCCCGCTTGTGGCGCAGGGCCGGAATCCTGACGGATCTGGAATTTATAGAATTGCGGTATGGCGGCAAACCGGCCGCTTTCCTCCGTGGGTTCAAATCAGTTTATTTGGGACTGCTGATGAATGCCGTGATCATTGCCTGGGTAAATGTGGCGCTGGCCAGCATTCTCCATGTTTTTTTCAATATTCCTGAAGAAGAAACGATATGGTACGTGGGCGGGGCGATGGTATTTGTAGCCGCATATTCCTCTCTTGCCGGGTTGTGGGGCATTGCCATCAACGATTTCATTCAGTTTGCCATTGCCATTACCGGTTGCATTGTGTTGGCCATCCTGGTTGTTAATTCCGAACAGATCGGGGGAATTGCAGGATTGCAGGCCAAGCTTCCCGAATCTACGCTCAACTTTCTTCCCACCCTCGGAGGGGGTGATGGCGGTATGCAAAATCTTTCCATTGGTATTGCAGGATTTATCGCCTTTGTGGGGGTGCAGTGGTGGGCAAGCTGGTATCCCGGTTCTGAGCCCGGTGGAGGCGGCTACGTGGCGCAACGGATGATGAGCGCCAAAGACGAGAGAAGCTCTCAGATGGCCACTCTTTTCTTCCAGATTGCGCATTATTGTATACGCTCCTGGCCCTGGATTTTGGTCGGCCTGTGCGTCATTGTTCTCTATCCTGAACTGGAGGATGAAAACCGCAGGCTCGGCTATGTATATGCCATGAGAGATTTCCTGCCGGCCGGGCTCAAAGGGCTTCTCCTCGTTACTTTCCTGGCGGCATACATGAGCACCATTTCTACACAGCTTAACTGGGGTACTTCCTACCTTATCAATGACCTCTATAAAAGATTTCTCAAACCATCCATAAATTTTGCTTCTGAAAAACAAGGCGATGCCCATTATGTCGCGGCCAGCCGTATCGGAACGCTGCTGTTGATGGTATTTGCTTTCTACATCACCACGCAAGTTACTACAATAAAGAGTGCCTGGGAATTCATCATCCAGGGAAGTGCGGGCATGGGACTGGTGCTGATCCTGCGCTGGTATTGGTGGCGCATCAACGCCTGGAGCGAAATTGTAGCGACTGTTACACCTCTCCTCGCTTACGGCTTGTTAAAGCTGTGGGAATACTTTGTCTGGCAAAACTGGAAATTGGCTCACGGAAAAGACGAAATGGCAACAGCGGCTTTCGAAAGTGAATATTGGTATTTTACCTTCCCCTACAGTTTTTTTATCACGGTTGCTGTGGCAACTGTAGCCTGGATCATCGCCACTTATATGACGAAACCGGAAAAACCGGAATTGCTGCGAAGTTTCTATGACAGGGTGCAGCCGGGAGGAAACTGGGGTCCGGTAGCCACCACTGAGGAAGCGAAAACCGGTGGCATCGGGTATCAATTGCTATCCTGGCTCAGCGGAATTGCCATGACGTATGCACTCCTTTTTCTGGTGGGGAATGTGATTTTCCAGCGGTGGGAAGCCGCCCTGATTACTGCGGCAATTGCCATTGCAGGATTCATTGGCCTGCGAATCGGACTGGGTAAGAGCCGGAATTAA
- a CDS encoding RluA family pseudouridine synthase — MEEEIKDQEPGGENDELYEHYRIKVDRGQQPLRIDRYLTQRIQNVSRNRLQNAAKADCILVNGEAVKSNYKVKPLDEVSIVLPEPPRDKEVYPENIPLDIIYEDEHLLVLNKAAGMVVHPGFNNYTGTLVNALVYHFDNLPTHANGEIRPGLVHRIDKDTTGVMVVAKEEYAMSFLARQFFDHSIERAYTALVWGDVAEDSGTIRGNLGRSKHDRRMSQVYQEEEIGKPAVTHYKVLERFTWVTLVECRLETGRTHQIRAHMRYLGHPLFADELYGGMRLLAGTPTSRYKQFIENCFKLLPRQALHARSLGFIHPHSKKHLHFEQALPQDMQAVIEKWRTYINAKFGDARQTEDN, encoded by the coding sequence ATGGAAGAAGAAATCAAGGATCAGGAACCGGGCGGGGAGAATGATGAATTATATGAGCATTATCGTATAAAGGTAGATCGCGGCCAACAGCCCCTGCGGATTGACCGGTACCTGACGCAGCGTATCCAGAACGTGAGCCGCAATCGCCTGCAGAATGCAGCAAAAGCAGATTGCATCCTGGTGAATGGCGAGGCGGTGAAATCTAATTATAAAGTGAAGCCTCTTGATGAAGTTTCGATCGTATTGCCGGAGCCGCCTCGGGATAAAGAAGTTTACCCGGAAAATATTCCGCTGGATATTATTTATGAAGATGAACATCTCCTCGTTTTGAATAAAGCTGCCGGAATGGTGGTGCATCCGGGTTTTAATAATTATACCGGTACGCTGGTCAATGCCCTGGTTTATCATTTCGATAATCTTCCCACCCATGCAAATGGCGAAATCCGTCCCGGCCTGGTTCACCGGATAGACAAGGACACTACGGGCGTAATGGTGGTGGCGAAGGAAGAATATGCCATGAGTTTTCTGGCCCGCCAGTTTTTCGACCACAGCATAGAACGCGCCTATACTGCGCTGGTGTGGGGCGATGTTGCAGAAGATAGCGGCACCATTCGCGGAAACCTGGGCCGGAGCAAGCATGACAGGCGAATGAGCCAGGTTTATCAGGAAGAGGAAATTGGCAAACCTGCCGTTACGCACTACAAAGTGCTGGAGCGATTCACCTGGGTAACGCTGGTAGAATGCCGCCTGGAAACAGGCCGTACACACCAGATTCGTGCACACATGCGCTACCTCGGCCATCCCCTTTTTGCTGATGAACTTTATGGAGGAATGCGCCTCCTGGCCGGTACGCCCACTTCCAGGTACAAGCAGTTCATTGAAAATTGCTTCAAGCTGTTGCCACGGCAGGCGCTGCACGCCCGGTCGCTTGGATTTATCCATCCGCACTCCAAAAAGCATCTGCACTTTGAGCAAGCGCTGCCACAGGATATGCAGGCCGTGATAGAAAAATGGCGTACCTACATTAATGCAAAATTTGGAGATGCCAGGCAAACAGAAGACAACTGA
- a CDS encoding thymidine kinase, with translation MFLEPKFYVDKPRGWIEVVCGPMFSGKTEEVIRRLKRATIANQQVAIYKPEMDTRYSRENIVSHDYNQLSSISIKMAEEILYDKNPAQVIGIDEAQFFSKILVRVVQILAGKGKRVIVAGLDMDYLGRPFGPIPELMAVAEYVTKIHAICVICGSLASHSYRKSPNTEHVLVGEKEHYEPRCRYCFNQGIEESGGAQLLL, from the coding sequence GTGTTTCTTGAACCGAAATTTTATGTAGATAAGCCTCGTGGATGGATTGAAGTGGTTTGCGGACCTATGTTCTCCGGCAAAACGGAGGAGGTGATCCGCAGGCTGAAACGTGCCACCATTGCGAATCAGCAGGTTGCCATTTACAAACCGGAAATGGATACCCGGTACAGCCGCGAGAACATCGTTTCGCACGATTACAACCAGCTTTCCTCTATTTCCATAAAAATGGCCGAAGAGATTTTGTATGATAAAAATCCGGCACAGGTGATCGGGATTGATGAGGCGCAGTTTTTCAGCAAAATACTGGTGAGGGTGGTGCAGATCCTGGCCGGCAAGGGAAAGCGCGTAATAGTAGCGGGGTTGGATATGGACTATTTAGGACGTCCGTTCGGCCCTATTCCGGAGCTTATGGCCGTTGCGGAGTACGTTACTAAAATCCATGCGATTTGCGTGATCTGCGGTTCACTGGCCTCCCATTCTTATCGAAAATCACCCAACACGGAACATGTGCTTGTCGGTGAAAAGGAGCATTATGAACCCCGTTGCCGCTATTGCTTTAACCAGGGAATTGAAGAATCGGGCGGAGCGCAATTGCTGCTATGA
- a CDS encoding TlpA disulfide reductase family protein produces MKIYTLIFSILFLSFNAAAVEPNVWFSGKIKKYAGDSLYLKGQNTYESLITEHQEIMAVKAGKDGSFQFAFHTDWITELHLYSEKGIILFDIYLGPGDSLFLEVRKGLFKTKQSYRGNAAQMNASRTQFVDRFFRTAKAMIYYQSYSEMSLDNFNHFIDERRQDQLQFWDSLNESGIVSAVHSDFMKQDINQRWAIDKLQYLWRHPMSKGSGTSIFPEPGYYAFLDEAGLYADSSVYLGSYYSLLNAFSTNLLSRGANEVKEDEEKHKKIFENQFIYKAKEGEKLLAGPNRDAFYAHQVEMLTQAEWIADSEELDLLLAMYYQKETSPAFSNVIEAIAGNFRAGLAEEITPSFVVKNLKGAPISISDFRGSVVYLDFWATNCAPCIKAIPESNLLQEQLKDEDVVFLIIAFDTDSKLWEKMVKDKAFSGTHGITPNQATREYLYKTFNFRGYPRYAIIGKDGKLKTMNAPGPGKEALNKIKEELTR; encoded by the coding sequence ATGAAAATTTACACGCTCATTTTTAGCATACTATTCTTGTCCTTTAACGCTGCGGCCGTTGAACCCAATGTCTGGTTTTCCGGCAAAATAAAAAAGTACGCAGGAGATTCCCTGTACCTTAAAGGCCAGAATACCTATGAAAGCCTAATCACCGAACATCAGGAAATAATGGCCGTAAAAGCCGGAAAGGATGGTTCCTTTCAATTTGCCTTTCACACCGATTGGATAACTGAGCTGCATCTCTACTCAGAGAAGGGAATTATCCTCTTTGATATTTATTTGGGTCCTGGAGATTCGCTGTTTCTGGAGGTTAGAAAAGGATTGTTCAAAACAAAGCAAAGCTATCGTGGCAATGCCGCGCAGATGAATGCTTCCAGAACTCAATTTGTAGATCGGTTCTTTCGAACTGCAAAGGCGATGATTTACTATCAGAGTTACAGCGAAATGAGCCTCGATAACTTCAATCATTTTATAGATGAAAGAAGGCAGGACCAGCTTCAGTTTTGGGATAGCCTGAATGAATCCGGAATTGTATCTGCGGTGCATTCCGATTTTATGAAGCAGGATATAAATCAGAGATGGGCTATTGATAAACTGCAGTATCTCTGGAGGCACCCAATGTCCAAAGGATCGGGCACATCAATTTTTCCGGAACCGGGCTACTATGCTTTTTTAGATGAGGCAGGGCTTTACGCAGATTCTTCTGTCTATCTCGGTTCCTATTATTCGCTGCTGAATGCTTTCAGCACCAATTTATTGTCGCGTGGCGCAAACGAGGTAAAAGAGGATGAAGAAAAACATAAAAAGATCTTTGAAAATCAGTTTATATATAAGGCTAAAGAAGGAGAGAAATTACTGGCTGGCCCAAACCGGGATGCATTTTATGCACATCAGGTAGAAATGCTCACGCAGGCCGAATGGATTGCTGATAGCGAGGAATTGGATTTATTGCTTGCCATGTATTATCAGAAAGAAACGAGTCCGGCCTTTTCAAATGTGATTGAAGCAATAGCCGGTAATTTCCGGGCAGGACTGGCCGAAGAGATCACACCTTCCTTTGTAGTAAAAAATTTAAAAGGTGCGCCAATTTCCATTTCAGATTTCCGTGGAAGTGTGGTATATCTGGACTTCTGGGCTACAAACTGCGCTCCCTGCATCAAGGCTATCCCGGAGAGCAACCTGCTGCAGGAGCAGTTGAAAGATGAAGATGTTGTATTCCTCATCATTGCATTTGATACAGACAGTAAGCTCTGGGAAAAAATGGTAAAGGACAAAGCATTTTCCGGCACGCATGGGATTACACCTAATCAGGCTACCCGTGAATATCTCTATAAGACATTTAACTTTCGCGGTTATCCCCGATACGCCATAATTGGCAAGGATGGTAAACTCAAAACTATGAATGCGCCCGGCCCAGGGAAAGAGGCATTAAATAAAATAAAGGAGGAATTAACGAGGTAA
- a CDS encoding UDP-3-O-(3-hydroxymyristoyl)glucosamine N-acyltransferase, translated as MKFQNPQPLREVAEVLNCRYKGPHDLSLTGINEIHKVEAGDITFTDVPKYYKKALNSAATAVLINSEEQEPAAGKGLLISEDPFRDYNRLVKHFRLPAPIPQGKFTVGKSVTIAENTQVHPGVVIGNFVKIGRNCIIYPNVVIYDQTTIGDNVVIHANSVLGADAFYFKNRNTHHDKLISCGNVIVEEDVEIGASCTIDKGVSGSTVIGKGSKLDNHIHVGHGAIIGKRCLIAAQCGIGGKAIIEDDVIIWGQAGITKDIRIGKGAVISAQAGVSKSLPGGKLYFGSPARDARTAYREMAALRMMSANPENKPDT; from the coding sequence ATGAAGTTTCAAAATCCTCAACCCCTGCGGGAAGTTGCAGAAGTTTTAAACTGCCGTTATAAAGGTCCTCACGATCTTTCACTTACCGGAATCAATGAAATCCACAAAGTGGAAGCCGGGGATATTACGTTTACCGATGTTCCCAAATATTATAAAAAGGCGCTGAATTCAGCAGCTACAGCAGTGCTCATTAATAGCGAAGAACAGGAACCTGCGGCAGGGAAAGGACTCCTCATCTCCGAAGATCCTTTCAGAGACTATAACCGGCTGGTGAAGCACTTCAGGCTGCCGGCTCCCATTCCGCAGGGGAAGTTTACGGTAGGGAAGAGCGTGACGATCGCAGAAAATACGCAGGTTCATCCGGGCGTGGTGATCGGCAATTTTGTGAAGATTGGCCGCAACTGCATAATATATCCTAACGTGGTGATCTATGATCAAACCACCATTGGCGATAATGTGGTTATTCATGCCAACAGTGTTTTAGGAGCCGATGCCTTTTATTTTAAAAACAGAAATACGCACCACGATAAATTGATTTCCTGCGGAAACGTGATCGTTGAGGAGGATGTGGAAATTGGCGCTTCATGCACGATTGACAAGGGGGTGAGCGGCAGCACCGTGATTGGCAAAGGCAGCAAACTGGACAATCACATCCATGTGGGACATGGCGCCATCATTGGTAAACGCTGCCTGATTGCGGCTCAATGTGGAATAGGCGGCAAAGCCATCATTGAGGATGACGTCATCATCTGGGGCCAGGCAGGAATAACGAAGGACATCAGGATCGGTAAAGGTGCCGTGATCTCTGCGCAGGCCGGAGTTTCCAAGTCATTGCCGGGAGGCAAGCTCTATTTCGGATCTCCCGCCCGTGATGCCCGTACAGCCTACCGGGAAATGGCTGCATTAAGAATGATGTCTGCCAATCCGGAAAATAAACCTGATACCTGA
- a CDS encoding AsmA-like C-terminal region-containing protein, whose product MSKFKKILLFASGSLAVLIGIALLLAWIYGPEIKQKVVQKANEQLQVEVQVEDISFSFLSNFPYASVTFKDVQMRESFPGSEQNLAEVKSISLLFNIFNIFSDNLQVEKIVVEDAIVFLRIDENGRTNFEIFKEDDQSTAETDTVFSLDLKEILLVNVDLRFEDLSGGQKFRFVVDDAQLSGEFTADVFDLEFDGDLYADYFQIDSMRFVKDKRLKLAGILAVESAEKIYKIKEAELELGGSKFMVHGYVQQQGEDYYSDLEIEGRETDVKSLLALIPDEYLTSLEDYESSGRIYFEAQIKGIFTGSENPAINFDFGIEDATIRNKEKGIALENVYLKGNYNNGESRMLASSVVDLSGIKATLKGKEIQGDFFLRNFDTPFIKTHLITNINLEDLHSFLHIKGIEEMRGNLYLDASFSGDTRNLKDVSSIHKTSLSGKAVIGDVNIIPENTHLEFRNLNGRFFFDKKDMVIENFSGRISESDFTLNGFFRNFASFLFLPDKKLVVDADLQSQRINLNELLKQEVSEDETDTTYSFSFPEYLQINFGVALDQIVFHKFEAQEVRGRFNFNEGVMRTNGLSFITMNGKMNVNGKVSEKDKKFYVDAEADCTDLDIKKLFYAFGNFGQEYLMDKHLKGKLTADISLEAVYNNDFSPEYDKLNVVSNMVVRDGELINFEPVTEMAGFIKMKKMEHLKFDELRNEVLITRQVITLPQMTINNNAMTMKVSGTHNFENEFNYKIDINLSELLFGKNDLGAESYRETESDGRGGMHLYLLMYGDDDNYFFKYDKKEVKQRIAEGIKEEGRELKNLFKKKKDEAPPQETKRTPDPAGEEYAIDPVNPGTNSRNGREESEKKEESKSAFKRLFEKPKEE is encoded by the coding sequence ATGAGCAAATTCAAAAAAATCCTCCTCTTCGCCTCCGGATCGTTGGCCGTTTTAATAGGCATTGCACTGCTGCTGGCCTGGATATACGGCCCCGAGATTAAGCAGAAAGTGGTGCAAAAAGCCAATGAACAACTGCAGGTCGAGGTACAGGTCGAGGACATCTCTTTTTCATTCCTGAGCAATTTCCCTTATGCCTCCGTAACTTTTAAGGATGTACAGATGCGGGAATCGTTCCCTGGTTCGGAGCAGAATCTGGCAGAAGTGAAAAGCATCAGCCTTCTCTTTAATATCTTCAACATTTTCAGTGATAATCTGCAGGTCGAAAAAATCGTGGTGGAGGATGCGATTGTTTTTCTGAGGATAGATGAAAATGGCCGCACCAATTTCGAGATTTTTAAGGAAGATGACCAAAGCACGGCTGAAACAGATACTGTCTTTTCTTTGGATCTTAAAGAGATTTTGCTGGTGAATGTGGATCTTCGGTTTGAAGATTTGAGCGGAGGCCAGAAGTTTAGGTTCGTGGTGGATGATGCTCAACTGAGTGGAGAATTTACAGCAGATGTATTTGATCTGGAATTTGACGGTGACCTTTATGCTGATTATTTCCAGATAGATTCGATGAGGTTTGTAAAAGACAAGCGATTGAAACTCGCTGGTATACTGGCCGTAGAGAGCGCTGAAAAGATTTATAAAATCAAAGAGGCTGAACTGGAACTTGGTGGAAGCAAGTTCATGGTGCACGGATATGTGCAGCAACAAGGCGAAGATTATTACAGCGACCTGGAAATAGAGGGCAGGGAAACAGACGTGAAATCACTGCTGGCGCTGATTCCTGACGAATATCTTACTTCCCTGGAGGATTACGAAAGCAGCGGTCGTATTTATTTCGAGGCGCAGATAAAGGGCATTTTTACCGGCTCCGAAAATCCGGCAATAAATTTTGATTTCGGGATTGAGGATGCCACCATCAGGAATAAAGAAAAAGGAATAGCGCTGGAAAATGTGTATCTGAAAGGCAATTACAACAATGGGGAAAGCCGGATGCTCGCCTCCTCGGTGGTTGATCTTTCAGGCATAAAGGCTACGCTGAAAGGTAAAGAAATTCAGGGAGATTTCTTTCTTCGAAATTTTGATACGCCTTTTATCAAAACGCATCTGATTACGAATATCAATCTTGAGGATCTCCATAGTTTTTTGCATATAAAAGGAATCGAGGAAATGCGCGGCAACCTCTACCTTGATGCTTCTTTTTCAGGAGATACACGGAATCTTAAAGATGTTTCTTCAATTCACAAAACCAGCCTTAGCGGTAAAGCTGTGATTGGTGATGTGAATATTATTCCTGAAAATACTCACCTCGAATTTCGGAATCTGAATGGTCGCTTTTTCTTTGACAAAAAAGATATGGTGATTGAAAACTTCTCAGGCCGGATTTCTGAAAGCGATTTCACGCTGAATGGCTTCTTCCGGAACTTTGCCTCCTTTCTTTTTCTCCCTGATAAAAAACTGGTGGTGGATGCCGATTTACAAAGCCAGAGAATTAATCTTAATGAATTATTAAAACAAGAGGTCTCCGAAGACGAAACTGATACGACCTATAGTTTTTCATTTCCTGAATATTTGCAAATAAATTTTGGAGTAGCATTAGATCAGATCGTATTCCATAAGTTTGAAGCACAAGAAGTAAGGGGCCGGTTTAATTTTAATGAAGGCGTTATGAGAACGAACGGCCTTTCCTTTATCACGATGAATGGAAAAATGAACGTGAATGGAAAAGTATCAGAAAAAGATAAGAAATTTTATGTGGATGCAGAAGCTGATTGTACTGATTTAGATATTAAAAAACTATTTTATGCATTTGGAAATTTCGGACAGGAATATTTAATGGATAAACATCTGAAAGGAAAACTAACGGCTGATATTTCATTGGAAGCCGTTTATAACAATGATTTTTCACCGGAATATGATAAGCTGAACGTGGTTTCAAATATGGTGGTTCGTGACGGGGAATTGATAAACTTTGAGCCGGTGACTGAGATGGCGGGTTTTATTAAAATGAAGAAAATGGAACACCTGAAGTTCGATGAACTCCGGAATGAAGTGCTCATCACCAGGCAGGTAATTACGCTGCCTCAGATGACGATCAATAATAACGCGATGACGATGAAGGTTTCCGGCACTCATAATTTTGAAAATGAATTTAATTATAAAATTGACATCAATTTATCTGAACTGCTTTTCGGCAAAAATGATCTTGGAGCTGAAAGCTACCGCGAAACTGAAAGCGATGGGCGGGGAGGAATGCATCTTTATCTCTTGATGTATGGAGATGATGATAATTATTTTTTTAAATATGATAAAAAAGAAGTGAAGCAAAGAATAGCTGAAGGAATAAAAGAAGAGGGCCGCGAATTGAAGAATTTATTTAAGAAGAAAAAGGATGAAGCTCCACCACAGGAAACTAAGCGAACTCCGGATCCTGCTGGGGAGGAATATGCCATTGATCCTGTAAATCCGGGAACCAACAGCCGGAATGGCCGGGAAGAGTCTGAAAAAAAGGAAGAAAGCAAAAGTGCATTTAAAAGGCTCTTTGAAAAGCCGAAGGAAGAATAA
- a CDS encoding HAMP domain-containing sensor histidine kinase, translated as MGAYEKKKHWKTALFVAALLIGISSLWYTNYLVEKLAHEEKKRIQLWAAAYNELINLDNDSGDLTFESEVIKTNETIPVILADENDNIIDARNFDSIPMQDEDYLREQLREMKAERDPIVIEYGNGSRNFIYYKNSNLIAQLTYYPYIQLFVISLFVIVSYLAFSASRRYEQNRVWVGMSKETAHQLGTPISSLMAWTEYLNEDTSRLSKEILVEIEKDIERLNMITERFSKIGSEPVLIKENVADAIEETLSYLRKRVSRKVTMEVDPQSQVQTQAFISRPLFAWVVENLVKNAVDAMSGEGRVSFHIEERSRQVLVDIKDTGRGIPKSQFNTIFNPGFTTRKRGWGLGLSLVKRIVEIYHRGAIYVKTSELGTGTTFRIKLNK; from the coding sequence ATGGGAGCATACGAAAAGAAGAAGCATTGGAAAACGGCACTCTTTGTAGCGGCATTATTAATAGGAATTTCCTCTTTGTGGTATACCAATTATCTTGTCGAAAAATTAGCCCACGAGGAGAAAAAGCGAATTCAGCTCTGGGCCGCTGCGTACAATGAACTGATCAACCTGGACAATGACAGTGGCGACCTCACTTTTGAAAGTGAAGTAATCAAAACCAATGAAACAATCCCGGTAATCCTGGCTGACGAAAATGATAATATTATTGATGCCCGGAACTTTGATTCTATTCCGATGCAGGATGAGGATTACCTGCGGGAGCAACTCCGTGAAATGAAAGCTGAGCGCGACCCTATCGTAATTGAATATGGAAATGGATCGCGGAATTTTATTTATTATAAAAATTCAAATCTCATTGCACAACTTACTTATTATCCATACATACAGCTTTTTGTTATTTCACTTTTTGTTATTGTTTCTTATTTGGCTTTCAGTGCTTCACGGAGGTATGAGCAAAACCGGGTTTGGGTGGGAATGTCAAAGGAAACAGCACATCAACTGGGCACTCCGATTTCATCGCTTATGGCGTGGACAGAATATTTGAATGAGGATACATCAAGGCTCAGCAAGGAAATTTTGGTCGAAATTGAAAAGGATATTGAGCGGCTCAACATGATTACGGAGCGTTTCTCGAAAATTGGTTCAGAACCTGTGCTGATAAAGGAAAATGTGGCCGATGCCATTGAGGAAACGCTGAGCTACCTGCGCAAGCGCGTTTCGCGAAAGGTGACGATGGAAGTAGATCCGCAGTCCCAGGTGCAAACTCAGGCTTTCATCAGCCGCCCTTTATTCGCGTGGGTGGTGGAGAATCTGGTGAAAAATGCCGTGGACGCAATGAGCGGAGAGGGCCGGGTCAGCTTCCACATAGAAGAGCGCTCCAGGCAGGTATTGGTGGATATTAAAGATACAGGCCGGGGTATTCCCAAATCCCAGTTTAATACCATATTTAATCCGGGCTTCACCACGCGGAAACGGGGCTGGGGCCTTGGCCTGTCGCTCGTAAAACGCATTGTAGAAATCTATCACAGAGGTGCCATTTACGTGAAAACCTCAGAGTTAGGCACAGGCACCACATTCAGGATAAAGCTCAATAAATGA